In Lacibacter sp. H375, one DNA window encodes the following:
- a CDS encoding SPOR domain-containing protein, giving the protein MQIKTIIYSILTTVVLAACTGPKTTSTPAPAKEKTITKKMVNGYQLQVLNTIDRKEAINAKSLLLTKYPQQKTFLMFQSPYYKIRFGNFLTKTEALSYQKKIKSHFINVFVIPAKFEIKVVE; this is encoded by the coding sequence ATGCAAATCAAAACAATCATTTATAGCATTTTAACTACTGTTGTTCTGGCGGCCTGCACAGGACCAAAAACAACCAGTACTCCAGCTCCAGCCAAGGAAAAAACTATCACAAAAAAAATGGTGAATGGCTACCAACTTCAGGTATTGAATACTATTGACAGGAAGGAAGCCATTAACGCAAAATCATTGCTGCTCACCAAATACCCACAACAGAAAACATTTCTAATGTTTCAAAGTCCGTACTATAAAATAAGGTTCGGGAATTTTTTGACTAAGACAGAAGCGCTGAGTTATCAGAAAAAAATCAAATCGCACTTTATCAATGTGTTTGTAATACCTGCGAAGTTTGAGATAAAGGTGGTGGAGTAA
- a CDS encoding TetR/AcrR family transcriptional regulator has translation MAKRIKDQSTEEVILQAARKVFIKKGMYGARMQDIADEAGMNKALLHYYFESKDKLFEKVFMEAAGHLFPKVNEVFNSDSSLFEKIEKFCDEYITVVMENPYLPLFVMNEVTQDPEYFMKKVWGGKSKPDPSKFLEQIEVEVKKGTIKPISPLQLMMNLLSMTIFPFIAKPIIQMNLGLDEFQFRHAMEQRKKDIPKFIIDSIRK, from the coding sequence ATGGCAAAGCGGATAAAAGATCAAAGTACAGAAGAAGTGATTCTGCAGGCGGCAAGAAAGGTCTTTATTAAGAAGGGGATGTATGGTGCACGTATGCAGGATATTGCTGATGAAGCGGGGATGAACAAAGCCTTGTTACATTACTACTTTGAGAGCAAGGATAAGCTATTTGAAAAGGTGTTTATGGAGGCAGCAGGCCACTTATTCCCGAAAGTAAATGAGGTGTTTAATTCGGATTCCAGCTTGTTTGAAAAGATCGAAAAGTTTTGCGATGAATATATTACCGTGGTGATGGAAAACCCCTATCTGCCTTTGTTTGTAATGAATGAGGTGACGCAGGACCCGGAGTATTTTATGAAGAAGGTGTGGGGTGGAAAAAGCAAACCAGACCCATCAAAATTTCTAGAGCAAATTGAAGTTGAGGTGAAAAAAGGAACCATCAAACCCATCAGCCCGTTGCAATTAATGATGAACCTTCTTTCGATGACCATTTTCCCGTTTATTGCCAAACCCATCATACAGATGAACCTTGGATTGGATGAATTCCAGTTCAGGCATGCGATGGAACAGAGGAAAAAAGACATCCCGAAGTTTATCATTGATTCCATCAGGAAATAA
- a CDS encoding TolC family protein, with protein MKKLLFLFVVLSQASFSQTVTLEQVHAKARQQYPLIKQKDLIRQTKDITIENLNKGFLPQLSVSGQATYQSEVTTVKIPVPGVTIDPLSKDQYKIVADINQMIYDGGMLKQQRSIQQLNADVEEQKVEVELYKLEERISQIYLSVLYIDEQLKQTQLIRDDLATGTKKIEAQVTNGVAFKSNLNLLKAEILKVDQRVIELTATKTGLLDVLSLFTGEYYAINMLFAKPVVATTNDQNILRPELNLFQKQQQLLGGQSNMIKAKNLPKTSFFFQGGYGRPGLNFLENKFATYYVTGIRFNWAFGALYTAKKERELIGINQQIVAVQKDVFLLNTNTQLKQQQAEIDKINQLIAKDHEIVELRLKVKDAAKAQLENGVITANDYLREVNAEDQARQMLIVHQLQLIQAQINYQTTKGK; from the coding sequence ATGAAGAAACTGCTTTTTTTGTTTGTTGTTTTATCCCAGGCGTCGTTTTCGCAAACGGTAACGCTGGAGCAGGTACATGCAAAGGCGAGGCAACAATACCCGCTCATCAAACAAAAAGATCTTATTCGCCAAACAAAGGATATCACGATTGAAAATCTTAACAAAGGATTTCTGCCACAGCTTTCAGTGAGCGGACAAGCCACTTATCAATCGGAAGTAACAACAGTGAAGATCCCGGTGCCGGGTGTAACCATTGATCCGTTAAGTAAGGATCAGTATAAAATTGTGGCTGATATCAACCAAATGATCTACGATGGTGGAATGCTCAAACAGCAACGCAGCATTCAGCAATTAAATGCAGATGTGGAAGAACAGAAAGTTGAAGTGGAACTGTATAAACTGGAGGAACGTATCAGTCAGATATACCTCAGCGTTCTTTACATTGATGAACAACTGAAGCAAACGCAGTTGATCCGTGATGACTTAGCAACAGGCACAAAGAAAATTGAAGCACAGGTTACAAACGGCGTTGCCTTCAAATCAAATCTCAATTTATTAAAAGCAGAAATACTTAAAGTTGATCAACGTGTAATTGAACTCACCGCAACAAAAACAGGATTGCTGGATGTGTTAAGTTTATTTACCGGTGAATACTATGCTATAAATATGCTGTTTGCAAAACCGGTTGTTGCAACGACGAACGATCAGAACATACTTCGTCCCGAACTGAACCTGTTTCAGAAGCAACAACAGCTGCTCGGAGGACAAAGCAATATGATCAAGGCAAAGAATCTTCCGAAAACCAGTTTCTTTTTTCAGGGCGGTTATGGAAGACCGGGTTTGAATTTTCTCGAAAACAAGTTCGCCACTTATTATGTAACAGGTATCCGTTTCAACTGGGCCTTTGGTGCATTATACACTGCAAAAAAAGAGCGGGAGCTGATTGGCATCAATCAACAGATTGTTGCTGTGCAAAAAGATGTGTTTCTGCTCAACACCAATACACAATTAAAACAACAGCAGGCAGAGATCGATAAGATCAATCAACTGATTGCGAAAGATCATGAGATCGTGGAGCTGCGTTTAAAAGTAAAAGATGCGGCAAAAGCACAACTGGAGAACGGCGTGATCACTGCTAACGATTACCTGCGTGAAGTAAATGCAGAAGACCAAGCAAGACAAATGCTGATCGTACATCAGCTGCAATTAATACAGGCACAAATTAATTATCAAACCACCAAGGGAAAATAA
- a CDS encoding HlyD family secretion protein, producing the protein MRNIFIGMLAVVFVTACSSNGNKFDASGTFEATEVIVSSELSGKILTLTVNEGDTVSANRVVGTVDAEGIELQKEQVEASISSLSDKTADVGPQVALLQNQLAVQQSQLNNLLHEKQRIENLIKQDAATGKQLDDMNAQIDVVRKQMVVTQQQINVQRNNTSTQNKSILSESKPLQKRVEQLNDQLKRADIVNPINGTVLTKYAEAGELTSTGKALYKIADLGEMKLRAYVTGDQLSQIKLGQQVKVLVDEGKDKYKELTGTISWISDKAEFTPKTIQTKEERANLVYATKINVKNDGYLKIGMYGEVVFK; encoded by the coding sequence ATGCGTAACATTTTTATAGGCATGCTGGCAGTTGTTTTTGTAACAGCCTGCAGCAGTAACGGGAACAAATTTGATGCGTCAGGAACTTTTGAAGCAACGGAAGTGATCGTATCATCCGAATTAAGCGGAAAAATATTAACACTTACCGTGAATGAAGGCGATACTGTTTCTGCAAATCGTGTAGTGGGCACTGTAGATGCAGAGGGAATTGAATTGCAGAAGGAACAGGTAGAGGCAAGCATCAGTTCATTAAGCGATAAAACGGCAGATGTTGGACCGCAGGTGGCTTTGTTGCAAAATCAGTTAGCTGTTCAGCAATCGCAACTCAATAACCTGTTGCATGAAAAACAACGTATTGAAAATCTCATAAAGCAAGATGCAGCAACAGGAAAACAACTGGATGATATGAATGCACAGATCGATGTAGTAAGAAAACAGATGGTTGTTACGCAACAGCAGATTAATGTGCAAAGGAACAATACTTCCACACAAAACAAAAGTATTCTCAGCGAATCGAAGCCATTGCAAAAAAGAGTGGAGCAATTGAATGACCAGTTGAAACGTGCTGATATTGTAAACCCCATCAACGGAACAGTATTAACCAAGTATGCGGAAGCAGGTGAGTTAACATCAACCGGAAAAGCTTTGTATAAAATTGCTGATCTCGGTGAAATGAAATTGCGGGCATATGTAACAGGCGATCAGCTTTCGCAAATAAAACTTGGGCAGCAAGTGAAAGTATTGGTTGATGAAGGGAAAGATAAATACAAAGAACTCACAGGAACAATCAGCTGGATCTCCGATAAAGCAGAGTTCACACCAAAAACAATTCAAACAAAAGAAGAGCGGGCCAATCTTGTTTATGCCACCAAGATCAATGTAAAGAATGATGGTTATCTCAAGATCGGTATGTATGGCGAGGTCGTATTCAAATAA
- a CDS encoding ABC transporter ATP-binding protein, producing the protein MQSVSVQHIIKTYGDKKQNTTALNDLSFDVAKGELFGIIGPDGAGKTSLFRILTTLLLADSGSATVEGLDVVKDYKAIRKQVGYMPGRFSLYQDLTVKENLDFFATIFNTSVEENYDLIKDIYSQIEPFKDRKAGKLSGGMKQKLALSCALIHRPTVLFLDEPTTGVDAVSRKEFWEMLKRLKEQGITILVSTPYMDEASMCDRVALIQTGSILSIDTPQQIVTSFSQTMFAVRAKNMLHLLNDLKTFDAVANAYPSGIYHHVVMKNGGGADLLQQFLSNRQHAELEIVQGKPTIEDCFMQLMRN; encoded by the coding sequence ATGCAGTCGGTATCAGTACAACATATCATTAAAACTTACGGCGATAAAAAGCAAAATACCACTGCATTGAATGATCTTTCATTTGATGTAGCAAAGGGAGAGTTGTTTGGTATCATTGGCCCGGATGGAGCAGGTAAGACCTCACTCTTCCGCATACTCACAACCTTATTACTTGCTGATAGCGGAAGCGCAACAGTTGAAGGGTTAGATGTTGTGAAAGATTATAAGGCCATCAGGAAACAGGTAGGTTATATGCCCGGTCGTTTTTCGTTGTACCAGGATCTTACAGTAAAAGAAAATCTTGATTTTTTTGCAACCATTTTCAATACATCCGTTGAAGAGAACTACGATCTCATTAAAGATATTTATTCACAGATAGAACCATTCAAAGATCGTAAAGCCGGTAAGCTATCCGGTGGTATGAAGCAAAAGCTGGCGTTGAGTTGTGCATTGATCCATCGCCCCACTGTTTTGTTTTTAGATGAACCAACAACCGGTGTTGATGCTGTTTCAAGAAAAGAATTTTGGGAAATGTTGAAGCGATTGAAAGAGCAAGGCATCACCATTCTCGTTTCAACACCTTATATGGATGAAGCAAGTATGTGTGACAGGGTTGCGTTGATACAAACAGGTTCTATCCTCAGCATTGATACACCACAACAGATCGTTACATCATTCAGTCAAACAATGTTTGCAGTTAGAGCGAAGAATATGTTGCATTTGCTAAATGACCTAAAAACATTTGATGCTGTTGCCAATGCGTATCCCTCAGGCATCTATCATCATGTGGTAATGAAGAATGGCGGCGGTGCTGATCTGCTACAACAGTTTTTGTCAAACAGACAACATGCTGAACTGGAAATAGTGCAAGGCAAACCAACCATTGAAGATTGTTTCATGCAATTGATGCGTAATTAA
- a CDS encoding ABC transporter ATP-binding protein: MTNDKIITAHELSKHFGHFTAVDAITFEVNKGEIFGFLGANGAGKTTAMRMLCGLSKPTGGKATVAGFDVYTQNEQIKKNIGYMSQKFSLYEDLTVKENMQLYGGIYGKSNAFIKEKTAFILDHLHLEKEANKLVGALPLGWKQKLAFSVAIFHEPEIVFLDEPTGGVDPVTRREFWNMIYQAADNGITIFVTTHYMDEAEYCNRVSIMVDGKIEALDTPAELKKIYHSDSMDDVFLKLARKAVRPGD, encoded by the coding sequence ATGACAAACGATAAGATCATAACAGCACATGAACTCAGTAAACACTTTGGTCATTTTACTGCGGTAGATGCTATTACGTTTGAAGTGAACAAAGGAGAAATATTTGGTTTTCTTGGTGCGAACGGTGCTGGCAAAACAACAGCCATGCGTATGTTATGCGGTTTGTCGAAGCCAACAGGAGGTAAAGCAACAGTCGCAGGCTTTGATGTGTACACACAGAATGAACAGATCAAAAAGAATATTGGCTATATGAGTCAGAAGTTTTCGTTGTACGAAGACCTGACGGTGAAAGAAAATATGCAATTGTACGGAGGTATTTATGGGAAGAGCAATGCCTTTATTAAAGAGAAAACTGCTTTTATTCTTGATCATTTGCATCTGGAAAAAGAAGCAAACAAACTCGTTGGTGCGTTGCCACTTGGATGGAAACAGAAGCTGGCATTTTCAGTAGCCATTTTTCACGAACCTGAAATTGTTTTCCTAGATGAACCCACAGGTGGTGTTGACCCTGTCACACGTCGGGAGTTCTGGAACATGATCTACCAGGCAGCAGATAATGGCATCACCATTTTTGTTACCACACATTATATGGATGAAGCAGAATACTGCAATCGTGTAAGTATTATGGTGGATGGAAAAATTGAAGCACTCGATACTCCGGCAGAATTAAAAAAAATATATCATTCAGATTCAATGGATGATGTGTTTCTGAAACTGGCACGTAAAGCAGTAAGGCCAGGTGATTGA
- a CDS encoding ABC transporter permease — protein MKQFLAFVKKEFFHIWRDKRTMFILLGMPVIQIVIFGFALTNEVKNSKIAVLDQSKDAATASLISEINSSRYFDVEENLQSYNEIETAFRKGKIKLAIVLPNQFGEDLQHMNKASVQLIADASDPNVANTLTNYATAVIIDYQNRVTNNLKLPYTINIKTRMLYNPQLKGAYNFVPGVMAMVLLLVCTMMTAITIVREKEMGTMEIMLVSPMKPQLVVFAKAVPYLLLSSINITSILLLSVYVLEVPINGSLALLVAESILFTLVSLSLGLLISSAAESQQTAMFISLVALFLPTVMLSGFMFPIENMPFPLRTVSNIVPAKWYYIIVKSVMIKGVGLAAVWKETLILLGMMLFFLTVAVKRFKIRLQ, from the coding sequence ATGAAACAATTTTTGGCATTTGTAAAAAAGGAATTCTTCCATATCTGGCGGGACAAACGTACCATGTTTATCCTGTTGGGAATGCCTGTGATACAGATCGTGATTTTTGGTTTTGCATTAACGAATGAAGTGAAGAATTCGAAGATCGCCGTGCTTGATCAATCGAAAGATGCTGCAACAGCTTCACTCATAAGTGAAATAAATTCAAGCCGCTATTTTGATGTAGAAGAAAATCTTCAATCGTACAATGAAATTGAAACGGCATTTCGCAAAGGGAAGATCAAACTGGCCATTGTGTTGCCCAACCAGTTTGGTGAAGATCTGCAACACATGAACAAAGCAAGTGTGCAGTTAATAGCAGATGCATCCGACCCCAACGTTGCAAATACACTAACCAATTATGCAACAGCGGTGATCATCGATTACCAGAACCGTGTTACAAATAATCTGAAACTTCCCTACACTATCAATATAAAAACAAGAATGCTTTATAACCCACAGTTGAAAGGTGCTTACAATTTTGTACCGGGTGTAATGGCGATGGTTTTGTTACTCGTTTGCACCATGATGACAGCAATTACCATTGTTCGTGAAAAAGAAATGGGTACCATGGAGATCATGCTCGTGTCTCCTATGAAACCACAGTTGGTGGTGTTTGCGAAAGCAGTTCCGTATTTGTTATTGTCAAGTATCAATATTACCAGCATTCTTTTGTTGAGCGTATATGTGTTGGAAGTGCCGATTAACGGAAGCCTTGCATTGTTGGTTGCAGAAAGTATCCTGTTCACACTGGTATCACTATCGCTTGGGTTGTTGATTTCTTCTGCTGCGGAATCTCAACAGACGGCCATGTTTATTTCATTGGTTGCGTTGTTTTTACCAACTGTTATGTTGAGCGGGTTCATGTTCCCAATTGAAAACATGCCATTCCCACTTCGTACTGTTTCCAATATTGTACCGGCCAAATGGTATTATATCATTGTAAAATCAGTAATGATAAAAGGAGTTGGGCTTGCAGCGGTTTGGAAAGAAACCCTCATACTGCTGGGCATGATGCTGTTCTTTTTAACCGTGGCGGTGAAACGTTTTAAAATCAGGTTACAATGA
- a CDS encoding ABC transporter permease, translated as MRTLKFLLQKEFRQIFRDPAILRIIFIMPVIQLMILPWAADYEIKNIKLSVTDLDRSSYSRQLISKITSSGYFQLTHYSGSFEESFEEIEKDNTDLVLEIPASFEKQLVKESEAQLFIASNAINGVKGNLGSAYLRTILQDFNREVRLEWIQMPRFSPQTQIEVTASNWFNPLLNYKYFMVPGILVLLLTMVGANLTAINIVKEKEIGTIEQINVTPVKKYHFILGKLIPFWILGMIVLTLGLLISRLLYGIIPLGGFFTIYVFAAIYLLAVLGLGLLISTYATTQQQAMLISFFLMMIFVLLGGLYTSIDSMPEWAQWITRFNPVSYFIDVMRMVVLKGSGLGDIKSHLLSITAFAVVLNGWAIFNYRKRT; from the coding sequence ATGAGGACATTAAAATTTTTACTGCAGAAGGAATTCAGGCAGATTTTTCGTGATCCTGCCATCCTGCGTATCATTTTTATCATGCCTGTCATTCAACTGATGATCTTGCCCTGGGCTGCCGATTACGAGATCAAAAACATTAAATTATCTGTAACCGATCTTGATCGTTCATCTTATTCACGTCAATTGATCTCTAAGATCACTTCAAGTGGATATTTTCAACTCACTCATTATTCCGGTTCGTTTGAAGAATCGTTTGAAGAAATTGAAAAAGATAATACTGACCTGGTGTTAGAAATACCTGCATCTTTTGAAAAACAACTGGTAAAAGAAAGCGAAGCGCAACTTTTTATTGCAAGCAATGCTATTAATGGTGTAAAAGGAAATCTTGGTAGTGCCTACTTGCGTACAATACTCCAGGATTTTAACCGTGAAGTAAGATTGGAGTGGATTCAAATGCCGAGGTTTAGTCCGCAAACACAAATCGAAGTCACTGCATCGAATTGGTTTAATCCATTGCTGAACTATAAATATTTCATGGTGCCAGGAATACTAGTGCTGCTCCTCACAATGGTAGGAGCAAATCTTACGGCCATCAATATTGTAAAAGAAAAGGAGATCGGTACAATTGAGCAGATCAATGTAACACCGGTTAAGAAGTATCATTTCATTTTAGGAAAACTGATTCCATTCTGGATACTGGGTATGATTGTATTAACATTGGGATTACTGATCTCACGGTTGTTGTATGGTATTATTCCTCTTGGTGGTTTCTTTACCATTTATGTTTTTGCAGCTATTTATTTACTGGCAGTGTTGGGACTTGGTTTATTGATCTCTACCTATGCCACAACGCAACAGCAGGCCATGCTCATATCTTTTTTCCTGATGATGATCTTTGTTTTGTTAGGAGGACTTTATACTTCTATTGACAGTATGCCGGAATGGGCACAATGGATTACAAGGTTCAATCCTGTTTCTTATTTTATTGATGTAATGCGCATGGTTGTATTGAAAGGAAGCGGGCTGGGTGATATAAAAAGTCACTTACTAAGTATCACCGCTTTTGCTGTTGTATTGAATGGCTGGGCTATTTTCAACTACCGCAAACGCACCTAA
- a CDS encoding outer membrane beta-barrel protein has translation MKQLIILIIAISSANVVTAQQGLSKISIQHSTHLPVGSVRGFVETISPRGFSADYSYYINNNFSIGFAGGCNDLYQKKDRQTYTFSETDISAVKSHSLQTIPLMLKGSYSKINEGSLFQPYVGISAGGSLVNYEEWFGTLVDEKSGFRFTVAPEIGTRISFNKYSLGGIDLSLRYHYTAFKYNDVKNLQTVSLNLGLFFFNRN, from the coding sequence ATGAAACAACTAATCATATTAATAATAGCTATTAGTTCAGCCAATGTTGTAACAGCACAACAAGGATTATCGAAGATCAGCATCCAGCACTCTACTCATTTACCTGTGGGCAGTGTGCGTGGTTTTGTAGAAACCATTTCTCCAAGAGGATTTTCTGCCGATTACAGCTACTACATCAACAATAATTTTTCAATTGGATTTGCCGGAGGTTGCAATGATCTCTACCAAAAGAAAGACCGTCAGACTTATACTTTCTCAGAAACGGATATCTCAGCCGTGAAATCACATTCATTGCAGACAATACCTTTAATGCTGAAAGGAAGTTACAGCAAAATCAATGAAGGATCTTTGTTTCAACCTTATGTGGGAATTTCAGCAGGTGGCAGCCTGGTTAACTATGAAGAATGGTTCGGCACATTGGTAGATGAGAAAAGTGGATTCCGATTTACAGTTGCACCTGAAATAGGCACACGCATTTCATTTAATAAATACTCATTAGGTGGCATTGACCTTAGCTTGCGTTATCACTACACAGCATTCAAGTATAATGATGTAAAAAATCTGCAAACTGTTTCACTTAACCTTGGGTTGTTTTTCTTTAACCGAAATTAA
- a CDS encoding DUF4136 domain-containing protein, with protein sequence MKRLSVAFLPLLFIFLATSCKKNPIKNLSVEESWVYISSGNNGINFSNFSNVTIPDSIILISNRQGSNNYETNALAQSMIAEVKATMQSRGYSLTSKNNNPDLGISIARIDNSYTNVAAVNGWWDPYYGYWDPTFWGYSGYSWAPTQFVFYNTNESAWAIDIIDLKNTSGNSLKILWSGTIRGEEIFNPQAVPLIVKGLFDVAPYIKRN encoded by the coding sequence ATGAAACGATTGAGCGTTGCTTTCTTACCATTACTGTTCATCTTTCTTGCGACTTCCTGTAAGAAAAATCCCATCAAAAATCTGAGTGTAGAGGAAAGCTGGGTGTACATCAGCAGCGGTAACAACGGAATTAACTTTTCTAATTTTTCGAATGTAACCATTCCTGATTCTATTATTCTCATCAGTAACAGGCAAGGGAGTAATAATTATGAAACCAATGCTCTTGCACAGTCAATGATCGCTGAAGTGAAAGCAACAATGCAGTCACGGGGATACAGCCTTACAAGTAAGAACAACAATCCCGATCTGGGCATAAGTATCGCCAGGATCGATAACAGTTATACTAATGTAGCTGCGGTTAATGGTTGGTGGGATCCGTATTATGGATATTGGGACCCAACGTTCTGGGGCTATTCAGGCTATAGTTGGGCGCCAACACAGTTTGTCTTTTATAACACTAACGAATCAGCTTGGGCCATTGACATCATCGACCTGAAGAATACAAGTGGAAATTCGTTGAAGATCTTGTGGAGCGGCACCATTCGTGGTGAAGAAATTTTTAACCCACAGGCGGTGCCTTTGATCGTAAAAGGTCTTTTTGACGTTGCGCCATACATCAAAAGAAATTAA
- the infA gene encoding translation initiation factor IF-1 yields the protein MAKQALIKQDGKILEALSNAMFRVQLENGHEILATISGKMRMHYIRILPGDKVGVEMSPYDLSRGRIIFRYK from the coding sequence ATGGCGAAACAAGCACTTATTAAACAGGACGGCAAAATTTTAGAAGCATTAAGTAATGCAATGTTTCGGGTACAGCTTGAAAACGGGCATGAAATTTTGGCCACCATCTCAGGAAAAATGAGGATGCACTACATCCGTATTCTCCCTGGAGATAAAGTTGGGGTTGAAATGAGTCCCTACGATTTGAGCAGGGGACGTATTATTTTCAGATATAAGTAA
- the ykgO gene encoding type B 50S ribosomal protein L36, whose amino-acid sequence MKVRASIKKRSADCKIVRRKGKLYVINKKNPRFKQRQG is encoded by the coding sequence ATGAAAGTAAGAGCATCCATTAAGAAGCGTAGCGCCGACTGCAAGATCGTTCGCAGAAAAGGTAAGCTTTATGTGATCAACAAAAAGAACCCTCGCTTTAAGCAGCGTCAAGGGTAA